One Narcine bancroftii isolate sNarBan1 chromosome 3, sNarBan1.hap1, whole genome shotgun sequence DNA window includes the following coding sequences:
- the LOC138756828 gene encoding fibrous sheath CABYR-binding protein-like translates to MSSTIIPTRLTEEIPTRLTEEIPTRLTEEIPTRLTEEIPTRLTEEIPTRLTEEIPTRLTEEIPTRLTEEIPTRLTEEIPTRLTEEIPTRLTEEIPTSLTEEIPTRLTEEIPTRLTEEIPTRLTEEIPTRLTEEIPTRLTEEIPTRLTEEIPTRLTEEIPTRLTEEIPTRLTEEIPTRLTEEIPTRLTEEIPTRLTEEIPTRLTEEIPTRLTEEIPTRLTEEIPTRLTEEIPTRLTEEIPTRLTEEIPTRLTEEIPTRLTEEIPFRLTEKIPLRAQSLDLHS, encoded by the coding sequence ATGTCATCGACCATAATTCCAACCAGGTTGACGGAAGAAATTCCAACCAGGTTGACGGAAGAAATTCCAACCAGGTTGACGGAAGAAATTCCAACCAGGTTGACGGAAGAAATTCCAACCAGGTTGACGGAAGAAATTCCAACCAGGTTGACGGAAGAAATTCCAACCAGGTTGACGGAAGAAATTCCAACCAGGTTGACGGAAGAAATTCCAACCAGGTTGACGGAAGAAATTCCAACCAGGTTGACGGAAGAAATTCCAACCAGGTTGACGGAAGAAATTCCAACCAGCTTGACGGAAGAAATTCCAACCAGGTTGACGGAAGAAATTCCAACCAGGTTGACGGAAGAAATTCCAACCAGGTTGACGGAAGAAATTCCAACCAGGTTGACGGAAGAAATTCCAACCAGGTTGACGGAAGAAATTCCAACCAGGTTGACGGAAGAAATTCCAACCAGGTTGACGGAAGAAATTCCAACCAGGTTGACGGAAGAAATTCCAACCAGGTTGACGGAAGAAATTCCAACCAGGTTGACGGAAGAAATTCCAACCAGGTTGACGGAAGAAATTCCAACCAGGTTGACGGAAGAAATTCCAACCAGGTTGACGGAAGAAATTCCAACCAGGTTGACGGAAGAAATTCCAACCAGGTTGACGGAAGAAATTCCAACCAGGTTGACGGAAGAAATTCCAACCAGGTTGACGGAAGAAATTCCAACCAGGTTGACGGAAGAAATTCCAACCAGGTTGACGGAAGAAATTCCAACCAGGTTGACGGAAGAAATTCCATTCAGGTTGACGGAAAAAATTCCATTGCGTGCTCAAAGCCTGGACCTGCACAGTTAA